From a single Paraburkholderia youngii genomic region:
- a CDS encoding ABC transporter substrate-binding protein, which yields MANRIPRNFLRTLSLVKSALLAAALAFTVSQAHADKPAVIRIGVAQQGAGDPPTFGGSPAATVQQLQLLEKEFAADGIKVEWLFFKGAGPAVNEAIADKSLDFAFQGDLPSVLGRANGLKTRILLESGVRVGVKFAVPPDSPVQNIKDLKGRRVSIFRGTNLQLVADNVLAANQLDERDLRVINLDSASSLAALSSKGIDASVNDYHVYKLRDQGLAKIVYESQTAGPQFTRQSHLLVLDDFDRAHTDIVQRVVNVFVKGAQWSSDEANRDALFKLWAKSGVSYASWQAEFANQPLKSRNSPLIDPFIVARYKAVAGDALKLKLIRQPVDVDGWFEPRYLDNALHSQSLDHYWTRYDAQGKPLG from the coding sequence ATGGCTAATCGAATCCCACGAAACTTTCTGCGTACGCTCTCCCTGGTGAAATCCGCATTGCTCGCCGCCGCACTGGCATTCACGGTGTCCCAGGCGCACGCAGACAAACCTGCAGTGATCCGCATCGGCGTCGCGCAGCAGGGCGCAGGCGACCCACCGACCTTCGGCGGCTCGCCCGCCGCCACCGTGCAGCAGCTTCAACTGCTCGAAAAAGAATTCGCCGCCGACGGCATCAAGGTCGAATGGCTGTTCTTCAAGGGCGCGGGCCCCGCGGTCAACGAAGCGATCGCCGACAAGTCGCTCGACTTCGCGTTTCAGGGCGATCTGCCGTCCGTGCTCGGCCGCGCGAACGGATTAAAGACGCGCATCCTGCTCGAATCGGGTGTGCGTGTCGGCGTGAAGTTCGCCGTGCCGCCCGACTCGCCCGTGCAGAACATCAAGGATCTGAAGGGTCGCCGTGTGTCGATTTTTCGCGGCACCAACTTGCAGCTCGTCGCCGACAACGTGCTCGCCGCCAACCAGCTCGACGAGCGCGATCTGCGCGTGATCAATCTGGATTCGGCCAGCTCGCTCGCGGCGCTGTCGTCCAAAGGTATCGATGCGTCGGTCAACGACTATCACGTCTACAAGCTGCGCGACCAGGGTCTCGCGAAGATCGTCTACGAATCGCAGACGGCCGGTCCGCAGTTCACGCGGCAATCGCACCTGCTCGTGCTCGATGATTTCGACCGCGCGCATACCGACATCGTGCAACGCGTCGTCAACGTGTTCGTCAAAGGCGCGCAATGGTCGTCCGATGAAGCGAACCGCGACGCGCTGTTCAAGCTCTGGGCGAAGAGCGGCGTCAGCTACGCCTCGTGGCAGGCCGAGTTCGCGAACCAGCCACTGAAGTCGCGCAACTCGCCGCTCATCGATCCGTTCATCGTCGCGCGCTACAAGGCCGTGGCCGGCGATGCGCTGAAGCTCAAGCTGATCCGCCAGCCCGTCGACGTCGACGGCTGGTTCGAGCCGCGCTATCTCGACAACGCGTTGCACAGCCAGTCGCTCGACCACTACTGGACGCGCTACGACGCGCAAGGCAAACCCCTCGGCTGA
- a CDS encoding ABC transporter permease has product MANEAKAKATPKANLQRRARAFGWHLAPWLLPAALFALWSLGCERGWIAPQILPPPQMVFDTLCDLARSGDLAHHTFVSLQRVLLGFGAGTLAGFVIGAALGLSRTIESYVLPGFNALVQIPVLGWLPFLLLLVGVGEPLKYILIAHAALVPVTLSTMQGFRQTPAALDEVARVFGYGRWQRIAYVVLPAAVPTLATGVRLAFTKAWLALVVVELVASSEGLGYLIVNGRQLFQLDLVMASVVIVGAIGFAINRLLDAFEARLRRGQPSAFRE; this is encoded by the coding sequence ATGGCGAATGAAGCGAAGGCGAAGGCGACGCCGAAGGCCAATCTGCAGCGGCGTGCGCGGGCCTTCGGTTGGCATCTCGCGCCTTGGCTGCTGCCCGCCGCGCTGTTCGCGCTGTGGAGCCTCGGTTGCGAACGTGGGTGGATCGCGCCGCAAATCCTGCCGCCGCCGCAGATGGTGTTCGACACGCTGTGCGACCTCGCGCGCAGCGGCGACCTTGCGCACCATACGTTCGTGAGCCTGCAGCGCGTGCTGCTGGGTTTCGGCGCAGGCACGCTGGCTGGTTTCGTCATCGGCGCGGCGCTCGGTCTATCGCGGACCATTGAATCGTATGTTTTGCCGGGCTTCAATGCGCTCGTGCAGATTCCCGTGCTCGGCTGGCTGCCGTTCCTGCTGCTGCTCGTCGGTGTCGGCGAGCCGCTCAAGTACATTCTGATCGCGCATGCCGCGCTCGTGCCCGTCACGCTGAGCACGATGCAGGGCTTTCGCCAGACGCCCGCCGCACTCGACGAAGTCGCGCGCGTGTTCGGCTATGGCCGCTGGCAGCGCATCGCCTACGTGGTGCTACCCGCCGCCGTGCCGACGCTCGCCACCGGCGTGCGGCTCGCCTTCACGAAAGCGTGGCTCGCGCTGGTCGTCGTCGAACTGGTGGCGTCCTCGGAAGGGCTCGGCTATCTGATCGTCAATGGGCGCCAGCTCTTTCAACTCGACCTGGTCATGGCGTCCGTCGTGATCGTCGGCGCGATCGGCTTTGCGATCAACCGTCTGCTCGATGCGTTCGAAGCACGGCTGCGGCGCGGCCAACCTTCGGCGTTTCGCGAGTAG
- a CDS encoding ABC transporter permease, producing MSLTAASEALRRFFEPRRSAPPPCSCEAPARPTRVAALRSRLSAFNWRGLVLPLAVFALWWLASALHLVKSGLLVSPAEVAHTSWQQIESGALLRALSASLAREASGFVIGTAGGLVLGSALGLSRVAARLIGPTFDTFKQISLFAWIPLISVWFGLGDMAKVVFLSLAALLPVAAHTCDGIHAVPRRYVEVARALRYSRIQLILYVILPAALPTIFTGLYLGLIYSWLATLGAEYLLVAGSGIGNTLIDGSEQFRMDLVLFGVGVVGLTGWALNALARGLERRVMARRSGAPRERAVA from the coding sequence ATGTCACTCACTGCTGCTTCCGAGGCGCTGCGCCGCTTCTTCGAGCCACGGCGAAGCGCTCCGCCGCCATGCAGTTGCGAAGCCCCTGCCCGGCCGACTCGCGTGGCAGCGCTCAGGAGCCGTCTTAGCGCCTTCAACTGGCGCGGGCTCGTCCTGCCGCTCGCAGTGTTCGCGCTGTGGTGGCTCGCCTCGGCGTTGCACCTCGTCAAGAGCGGCCTGCTGGTGAGCCCCGCCGAGGTCGCGCATACCTCGTGGCAGCAGATCGAGAGCGGCGCGTTGCTGCGCGCGCTGTCGGCTTCTTTGGCGCGCGAGGCTAGCGGCTTCGTGATCGGCACCGCAGGCGGCCTCGTGCTCGGTTCGGCGCTCGGGCTCTCGCGCGTCGCAGCGCGACTGATCGGACCGACGTTCGATACGTTCAAGCAGATCTCGCTGTTCGCGTGGATCCCATTGATCTCCGTCTGGTTCGGCCTCGGCGACATGGCGAAAGTCGTGTTCCTGTCGCTCGCGGCGCTGCTGCCCGTCGCGGCCCATACCTGTGACGGCATACACGCGGTGCCGCGTCGCTATGTCGAGGTTGCGCGCGCGTTGCGCTACTCGCGCATCCAGCTGATCCTCTACGTGATCCTGCCCGCCGCGTTGCCGACGATTTTCACCGGTCTCTATCTGGGGCTCATCTATTCGTGGCTCGCGACTCTCGGCGCCGAATATCTGCTCGTCGCGGGCAGCGGCATCGGCAATACGCTGATCGACGGCAGCGAGCAGTTCAGGATGGATCTCGTGCTGTTCGGCGTCGGCGTCGTCGGACTGACGGGCTGGGCGCTCAATGCGCTCGCCCGCGGCCTCGAGCGGCGCGTGATGGCGCGCCGCAGCGGTGCGCCGAGGGAACGCGCGGTCGCTTGA
- a CDS encoding ABC transporter ATP-binding protein: MTTTVSEGIRIRSVSKRYARQRDADDDLLVLDDISLDIAAGEFISVLGASGCGKSTLLRLVAGLDADYRGEISVDGERVRDTSLERGIVFQDHRLFPWLTASQNILAALRNAPLSPQHKRDAVAEHVALVGLQGFENAYPHELSGGMAQRVAIARGLVNRPRVLLLDEPFGALDALTRARLQNELQRIWESERITMILVTHDVDEAIHLGDRVVTMAPRPGRIKRVTHVGVPRPRDRSDPRFVQLREQILADFSERTENAG, from the coding sequence ATGACCACCACGGTTTCCGAAGGCATCCGCATTCGCAGTGTCAGCAAACGTTATGCGCGCCAACGCGATGCGGACGACGACCTGCTGGTGCTCGACGATATCTCACTCGACATCGCGGCCGGCGAATTCATCAGCGTGCTCGGCGCCAGCGGCTGCGGCAAGTCCACCCTGCTACGGCTCGTCGCCGGACTCGACGCCGACTATCGCGGCGAGATCAGCGTCGACGGCGAGCGCGTGCGTGATACGTCGCTCGAACGTGGCATCGTGTTTCAGGATCACCGGCTGTTTCCGTGGCTCACGGCATCGCAGAACATTCTCGCCGCACTGCGCAACGCGCCGCTGTCGCCGCAGCACAAGCGCGACGCGGTGGCCGAGCACGTCGCGCTCGTCGGCCTGCAAGGCTTCGAGAACGCGTATCCGCATGAGCTCTCGGGCGGCATGGCGCAGCGCGTGGCGATCGCGCGCGGACTCGTGAATCGCCCGCGCGTGCTATTGCTCGACGAACCGTTCGGCGCGCTCGACGCCCTCACGCGCGCGCGTCTCCAAAACGAGCTGCAACGGATCTGGGAAAGCGAACGCATCACGATGATCCTCGTCACGCACGACGTCGACGAAGCGATCCATCTCGGCGATCGCGTAGTGACGATGGCGCCGCGCCCTGGCCGCATCAAGCGCGTTACGCATGTCGGCGTGCCGCGGCCGCGCGATCGCAGTGACCCGCGTTTCGTGCAATTGCGCGAGCAGATCCTCGCGGATTTCTCCGAGCGCACCGAAAACGCCGGCTGA
- a CDS encoding LLM class flavin-dependent oxidoreductase, whose amino-acid sequence MSLGAFLMETGHHIAAWRHPDTHAAGGLDFAHYAQLARIAERAKFDAIFFADSVSVRDTHLPSLSRTARADHFEPLTLLSALSVVTDRIGLIATVSTSFNEPYNVARKFASLDHLSGGRSGWNLVTSSTETEAHNFSRDKHLDHAVRYERAKEFYDVVAGLWDSWEDDAFVRDKASGIYFDADKLHVLGHRGKHFSVRGPLNVARSPQGWPVVVQAGASEAGRELAAQTAEVIFVAHQTLDEAQQFYRDVKGRLARYGRSPQHLKIMPGIFPVIGKTQQEARDKFDSLQELIDPVVGLALLSNMSGGIDLSQYPVDGPVPELPETNGGKSRQRLLLDLARRDNLTIRDLYLRIAGARGHQQVIGTPQSIADQLQQWFEEEGADGFNIMSPWLPGGLSEFVDTVVPELQRRGLFRTEYTGRTLREHLGLSRPVNRYTRKAPAHGELAAAAS is encoded by the coding sequence ATGAGCCTCGGTGCCTTCCTGATGGAGACGGGCCATCACATCGCCGCGTGGCGTCATCCCGACACGCATGCGGCGGGTGGCCTCGACTTCGCGCACTACGCGCAGCTCGCACGCATTGCCGAGCGGGCGAAGTTCGACGCCATCTTTTTCGCGGACAGCGTCAGCGTGAGAGACACACATCTGCCGTCGCTTTCTCGCACCGCGCGCGCCGATCACTTCGAGCCGCTGACGCTGCTGTCCGCGCTGTCGGTCGTGACGGATCGCATCGGGCTGATCGCGACCGTGTCGACGAGCTTCAACGAGCCCTACAACGTCGCGCGCAAATTTGCGTCGCTCGATCATCTGAGCGGCGGCCGTTCCGGATGGAACCTCGTCACGTCGAGCACGGAAACAGAAGCGCACAACTTCAGCCGCGACAAACACCTCGATCACGCAGTGCGCTACGAGCGCGCGAAGGAGTTCTACGACGTGGTCGCGGGCCTATGGGACAGCTGGGAAGACGATGCGTTCGTGCGCGACAAGGCGAGCGGCATCTATTTCGATGCCGACAAGCTGCACGTGCTCGGCCATCGCGGCAAGCACTTCAGTGTGCGCGGACCGTTGAACGTCGCGCGTTCTCCGCAGGGCTGGCCGGTCGTCGTGCAGGCGGGCGCATCGGAAGCCGGGCGCGAGCTGGCCGCGCAAACGGCCGAGGTGATCTTCGTCGCGCATCAGACGCTCGACGAAGCGCAGCAGTTCTATCGCGACGTCAAAGGACGGCTCGCGCGCTACGGACGCTCGCCCCAGCACCTGAAGATCATGCCGGGCATCTTCCCGGTGATCGGCAAGACGCAGCAGGAAGCGCGCGACAAGTTCGACTCGTTGCAGGAGCTGATCGATCCGGTGGTCGGCCTCGCGTTGCTGTCGAACATGTCGGGTGGCATCGATCTGTCGCAGTATCCGGTCGACGGACCGGTGCCGGAGCTTCCCGAAACCAATGGCGGCAAGAGCCGGCAACGGCTGCTGCTCGACCTCGCGCGACGCGACAACCTGACGATCCGCGATCTGTATCTGCGTATCGCGGGTGCGCGCGGACATCAGCAGGTGATCGGCACGCCGCAAAGCATCGCCGACCAGTTGCAGCAATGGTTCGAAGAGGAAGGCGCGGACGGCTTCAACATCATGTCGCCGTGGCTGCCGGGCGGGCTCAGCGAATTCGTCGATACCGTCGTGCCCGAATTGCAGCGACGCGGACTTTTTCGCACCGAGTACACGGGCCGCACGCTGCGCGAGCATCTGGGGCTGTCGCGTCCAGTCAACCGCTACACACGGAAAGCGCCGGCGCACGGCGAACTCGCGGCGGCCGCTTCTTGA
- a CDS encoding nitroreductase family protein, whose protein sequence is MTTSNSRTADHPIDRQFLERWSPRAFTQDTIAESTLLTFLEAARWAPSSYNSQPWRFVYARRDTEHWARFLGFLNEFNRSWAQHAAAILIVLSKRTFTPPGAATEVPLASHSFDTGAAWAYFALQASLSGWKAHGLAGIEREHIRAELVIPEDYAIEAAVAIGRAGDKASLPEALQKRETPSPRNPLPTFVAEGRFAL, encoded by the coding sequence ATGACCACATCGAACTCCCGTACCGCCGACCATCCGATCGACAGGCAATTTCTCGAGCGCTGGTCGCCGCGCGCGTTCACCCAGGACACGATTGCCGAATCGACGTTGCTGACTTTTCTCGAAGCGGCGCGCTGGGCGCCCTCGTCGTATAACTCGCAGCCGTGGCGCTTCGTCTATGCGCGTCGCGACACGGAGCACTGGGCGCGTTTTCTGGGCTTCCTGAACGAGTTCAACCGCAGCTGGGCACAGCATGCGGCCGCGATCCTGATCGTACTGTCGAAGCGCACGTTCACGCCACCGGGTGCGGCGACGGAAGTGCCGCTCGCGTCGCATTCGTTCGATACAGGCGCCGCGTGGGCCTATTTCGCCCTGCAGGCAAGCCTGTCGGGGTGGAAAGCGCACGGCCTTGCCGGCATCGAACGGGAGCATATCCGCGCGGAACTCGTGATCCCCGAGGACTATGCGATCGAAGCGGCGGTCGCTATCGGTCGTGCCGGCGACAAAGCTTCGTTGCCCGAGGCCCTGCAAAAGCGCGAGACGCCGAGTCCGCGCAATCCGCTGCCGACGTTCGTCGCGGAAGGCCGTTTCGCGCTCTGA